aacaggagggagggagggggaggaggtgggcCGTTGTCTAGACAACTGTTCcctggcagcagcagagcaggaggaggcggaggcagtgatggaagaggaggagacacagtGTTCAGTATCTATCAGGATCAACCAGACactccttcactctcttctttctcaCACAGACTCTCCCTACCCCCCAGCTTGAGCCCCCCTCACCTTTTCACCCACTGGACGCCCCTGCAGAAGGTCAGCTCCTTCACCCTACCCCTCCGCCACTCGCGGCCTCCAGCTCCCCGCAGGAGGCACTCTGCTCGGGCTGGGACAGGCTGGTGTTGGGAGGGGGGTcagggaggacaggaggagagaaggagtaAAGGGAGAGGCCACAAacaagagaaggaagaggaggtgttTGCATGTCCACCACCTCCTCTGAGCTCCTCCACTCCCCCCGTGCTCAGACCCCTTCAAGGTTCATCAGCAGCTTCCTGCAGCACCTGCAGTCTCCACCAGGAGGCACCAGGAGGCTCCCAggccctgctcctcctctcctcctcctcccttacCCCCTCCCATCTTTCGCTCTCCTCCCTGTCTtacctcctgtcctcctctccatccactCTGCCTCCCCCCTGCAGGAGGAAGAGCCTGCCGACCACCAGCAGCACGACAGGTTACAGTAAGCTGATGCACGGAGAGGATGAACCATTTGAGTCGTCACATCATGTAACATCACAAGGCAGGGAAATGACATCACACAAGATGTACTCCAACAAGGAGAAGCTGAGGATGATCTCACAGGTGGGTTCTGGTctgaggcaggaggaggagggctgaggAGACAGGACAACCAATCAGGCACAACTCTGAAGTCATGTGACTTTTTAATGACATCAGCATGACATCAGGAAGTGATGCGTTCATgtgtcacattaaaacattttgctgaGAGCAATAAGGCGTCTTCCAGATGAACAAATGACAGCACAACATGAAATTAACTGTTTCCTTCCAGCTCGTTAATTGACTGCCTGTTCATTAAATCAACACGTGATTCATCTTTCAGGTTGTTGAGTGGGGAAAGGGGAACACCTGGAGGATGAGTCCAGATCTTTAGTTTGTTCTTCTTTCCCTTTTAACTTTTGAACACCCACCAACTGACAGAACgtgaacatgaatgtgtgaTGATTTAAACAGGAAGTCTGTTTAATGGCGAGATGATGTactcagacagaaacattttcataGGACTTGTCTCCATGGCACGAGATTCACCAAGACCCTGGTCCATCCACACTGGACATGCTGAGCTTTGTTCAAGAAAGCTGGATGGCTAGTACACTACACACCCACTGCCCCTCCTGTTCGATACGGAGTTATCACAAATATCAAAGGAAtagggcggtcggtagcatagtgggtcAAGCGGCcaccccgtgtgtggaggctatagtcctcgctgcagctggccctggttcgaatcccccattggacggctaatttactgcatgtcactccccctctctctgccccctgcttcttgtctatcttcagctgtactatcaataaagacataaaaggcccaaaaaataatctttaaaatatcaaaGGAATTTAAACTATTGACTCAGACGTTCACCATCTAAAGGGACATGCACATGGACCTGCATTTGTTGAACAGCCAATAAAAACACCCACTCTCTGATATAAGCCGTGATTGCCCAAAAGTCTTCATCACATCAAGCAGTTAAAAGGTGACATATAAAACATTATCATCAGCATTACAATGTGGAGAACAATCTAGAGCTGCAGTGATGAAGTTTCTGTatatggtgaaaaaaaaaacatataaagagCAGTACATTTAGTGATGAAATGATCTGATATCATTTCAAGAAACTGGTGAAGCTTCaccaacctttttttaaaactggatATAAAGGCATCCATGTTTCCCTGtaataatcagatttttctctcACAATAAATTAGATTCTCTTgaacaaattatttatttatacttattgGCTTTTGTTCAAGTTACACTTGAACTGCATGAAGCCAGGTGAATCTCAGAGGACTCGATCAAGGACTGTGTTCCAAGTTTCATTCAAAGATTGAGGGTCCAGATTGTCCCATTGTGCTTTAAATATATCCATCAACCTGGGGTTCAACTCAACAATAAATTCATGATGTTTctgtaatgaataaaaataaaacaaaactttactAAGGTGAGCTAAAACAGAGTGGATGTTAAAGTGTTAAATGAATAGTGTGATGCTGAAATGGGTTAGGGTTCATCATGACATCAGTTCAGTATGAAGGTTTGGGCCATGGTTTTCATCAGCATGTAACTGTTAACactaaatacaaatattatctGAGGTTTGAAACTGGGTCATTGTTGATGTAAGagtgatgaaaatgattttcaagTCAAAGTTGTAGCTTCACGACGTCTTCCACTGGAAACTGAACCTGCTTCAACTAAACAGCACAACATCCAGTCAGCTGATGATTTCTCACACTCCTGCATCTGAAGGTTttcagaaataaatcaaaatgaagcACATGAAGCTTTGTTGTCagatctttgtctttttgtcaaaccctaaccctaaccctaaccctcactTGTAGTTTGTCCTAGTGATAATTTGGTACCAGGTTGGTCTGATATTCTGTTGCCTTTTCATACCTGAAAACCATCACACAGAGCCCACCCATGAGGCCATGCTAAGTAAACCCTAAGTAATAAATGATACCAATCACATGCAGTGATGGCCATCAGGACCAATTTGGCATTCTCTTACTCAAGGACCTTTCAATTGGACAAGGGGAAGAGGAAATCAAACCAGTCACCCTCTTTGAggttctttgtttgtttgtttgtttcctgtcacgTGATTTGTTGAGACCATATTCTATCGTGTCTGTTGTTCTGTCAGGTGGAGGAAGACTTTACCGGTCAGATTAACTTTACACTTCCAGACCACCGTCTGTGTTCGGTCTTGGACTGTCTTTGAGTTTGTGGGCAGGAAGATCTCAAACATGGGATCACAAATTGGTCCAAAGTCCATGTCGAACTCTTcttcctgaaaaacaaagtcaataTAACCAACAGTGGTTTGATGACTCATGTCAGCATGTTATGCCTTCTTACCTGGGCGATGGAGAAACACACCTGGACTGTTGCTCAGTGGTTCCGAGTCCTTTTTTCAGATGAAAGTAAAAGTTACATTTGATTTGGAAGTCAAGGTCCCAGAGTCTGGAGGAAGAGTTCATGTTTCCTTCTGCTGACATTTTCCTGCTCACACTGCCAGAAGAACCAATACCTGGTTAAATGAATTACACACAGAGAATCTATGGAGCGTGGtcaagaggaagatgagagacAGCAGACCGATCAAAGCAACCTGAGCTTCCATAACACCTGAGCAGCACAGGCTGATCACCTCCATGCCACGCTGCATCCATGCAGTAATTCATGCAAAAGAAGCACTGAGTGCGTATAAATGAACATATGGATGAGTCTGCAACATTTCTGtattaaacatcttttttattggtttgtcattttttctttcattatctgTGAGACATGATCATGGAAACTAAACAGAATAAAGGCTTGAATATTTAAACCATTTCCTCGGTGTGGATGTCGAATTCAACGGCTGCCCGTATTGATGCGAGTCGTCAGAAAAGACGAACTGGAGAAATGTTGAGCACCAAAGGTGAGCAAGAAGCAGAGGAGGTGACCCAGCACTGCTCTGAAGACCGGTGGGGTTCTGGATCAAGTGAAAGGTCCAGAGAACGTTTCATTTCTACAGTGCTGTCAGACACTTCTAGTAACAATCTGAGTCTTTGTGCTGCGTTCATCACCCACACGACGCCACACACGCTGTCTGacctgaacagtgaaaaccagGATTCACCcgtgaagagaacacctctccaacgtgccatcgaatgtgagcatttgcccactcaagtcgGTTACGACGACAAACTGGAGTCAGGTCGAGACCCCAATGAGGACGACGAGCATGCAGGTGAGCTTCCCTCAGACGGTTATGGACAGGTTGTacagaaattctttggttatgcaaaccgattgttgcagcagctgtctgagTAGCTGGTCTTAGAtgatcttggaggtgaacatgctggatgcGGAGGTACACGTGGTCTGTGGTGGTGAGGCTAAATTCTCTGAAACGCCTTTGGAGACGGCTTATGGTAGAGAACTAACATTCAATCacgggcaacagctctggtggacattcctgctgtcagcatgccaactGCACGCTCCCTCAAAACATCACCTGTGACATTTCAGAGTTCTgtttattgtggccagcctcaggcacacctgtgcaataatcatgctgtgccacacctgtgaggtgggatggattatctcggcaaaggagaagtgctcactgtcacagatttacagatttgtgaacaatacttgggagaaatgttttttgtgtttatagaaaatgtttcagatcTTTGAGTGTGCGTTCATATTTCTGTTCAGTCACGTCAGACTGTGATGAAACATGATGCagctttctgttctgttctattTCAGCAGAAAAGCTGAACACTCTTTGACCTGGATGTCAGACATGTTGAGGAAAGGcgtgagacagacacacacacacacacacacacacacacacacacacacacaggaggtagaggaggagatTCATGTGACTcaactgaaagctccagaactgatgatgtcatttagttttattgaaGCATCAGAGCAGAAACTCAGTGTGTGAGCCAATCAGAAGAAGGCTCAGCGGGGTTCAGAGAAATGAAGCAGGATGTTCTGAGCGTGCTCAGTTCAGCGCGGTCAGCTGCTGAGCGCCGTCCATGTCGTCGCCCGCCATGACCTCGCAGACATCAGCCGCGGCGTCGACGGCCACCACAGTCTCTTCCTGTTTGTAGGTCAGAGCAGGTGTCATGTCATCATCAAACAGGATGGGAGGGGCCTCCTCAGTGGGCACCACCCCCACGCCATGCATGCGcttcctgtgctgctgcaggtttcCACTGCGGTTGAAGCGGGCCGTGCAGAGATCGCAGGCGAACGGCCGCTCCCCGGTGTGGATGATGACATGTCTGGCGAGCTGCGAGCGGCACTTCTTGTCCTTGCCGCAGATGTGGCAGACGAAGCTCTGCGGCGGCCGCTCACCGTCGGCGTGGACGACCTGGCGGTGTCTCTTCAGGTGGCTGAGGCGTCTGAAGGTGCGGCTGCAGAAGTCGCAGCCGTACGGTCGAACCTCGCTGTGGATCAGAGAGTGACTCGCGAGCAGTGACTTGAATTTGAAAACCTTGCTGCAGATCGGACACGGGAACACCTTCGTCGCTGCTGAGCTCTTCCTGTGTCCGATGGCGTGCGGCGCTTCGTTTACTTTGGCCCTCAGATGAACACGTATGTGGTGCTGCTTCAGGCAGGCGGGGCGCTGGAAGCTGCGCAGACATATGCCGCAGCGGTGAGGCTTGTCGCCCGAGTGGATGCGAGAGTGGGCAGCGAGGAGCGCTTCAGATTTCAGTCGCTTCCCGCAGATGCCACAGGCGAACGGTGCGTCAGGTGACGGGCTCTCCTCGCCGTTCACTCGGTTGGTGTGGACCAAGATCTTGTGGCGTTTGAGCTGGTACTGACGGCCAAACTTGCGGCCGCAGATGTCACAGAGGTGCGGCCGCTCTCCGGTGTGCGTCTGGAAGTGGACCGTCAGCTGCGACTTGCATTTAAACTCTTTGCCACAGAAGTCACAGAGCAGCGAGCCCGACCGCTGAGGCTCGGCGGCGCCGTCCACGTGGACGATCTTCTTGTGGTGCTCGAGGTCATTGGTCCTCATGTAGGCTTTGGGGCAGAGGTCGCAGCGGTGAGGCTTCATGCCCGAGTGGATGACCTCGTGCGTTTTCAGGCGGGACCTGCAGCTGAAGGTTTTGCCGCAGACGGCGCACAGCCACGCCTGCACCTCGCGCTGCCTCTCCAGCTTGGTGACGCCGTTGGGGTGCAGCCGGCTCAGGTGGTGCTGCAGGTTGTCGCGGCGGTTAAAGCGCAGGTCACACAGGTGGCAGGCGAACGGCTTCTTCCCCGTGTGAATGAAGGAATGTCGGGCCAGACTCGACTTGTTCTTCATCACTTTACCACAAACGTCACACATGGTGCTGCCGGGCTCCAGCTTCACCGTGCGAAGAGGTGCATGCTGGGACTCTGAGTCCAGCTGGATGTCCTCGAGAGCCGAGGGAGAAGCAGGCGAGTCTGGGGGAGAGACGGGGGAGAAGGTTCATGATAACTGCAGTCAGAACTTCATGATGTGTTTGATTCGTCCTCACTCACCTCCCTCAGGTGGAGTCCAGGTGGGATCgcctgtgtcctcctcctccaccacctcctcctcctcctcctcctcctcctcctcctccggttGAAGGTCAGTAACAGGTGATACACGGCGATGGCGGCGTTGAGTTGGACTTCGTTTGGCGGACGTGAAGCTGCGAGGAGGCGGTCTCCTCTGGGACCTGGACCTGGAGGGTTTACCTGCAGGTTggatggttctggttctggtccggTTGCTGGTgcagtgctgcagcagagcGCCACCGTCCGGTCCGTCAGGTCTGACagcaaaacactgcagcagcatcGCAGACGAGCCTGCAGACAGAACCACGACTTCAGAACTCTGGACACCATTTTGTCTACGTCTACAGACCGGTCCGGAGCAGACCGGGTCAGCCCGGTCCGGAGCACACCGGTCCAGGTCAGACCAGTCCAGAGCAGACCGGGTCAGCCTGGTCCAGATCGGTCCAGATCAGACCAGTCCGGAGCAGACCGGGTCAGCCAGGTCCAGATCGGTCCAGATCAGACCAGTCCGGAGCAGGAACATACTGACTGTAGTATTCTTTgactacttcctgtttacatccctCAAAGCatcatgggagctgtagtttaACAGGGGTAGACCGTGAACGCCGTCAATCATAAGCGTGTCATACGTGTGCTGTGTCCAACATCATGTGACCCGGCTCTGACCAggtgtgtctcacctgtgtgtctccAGCTGAGCTGCTGAGTCAGCAGGTCCACCTGCACAGCAGCGTCTCTCCTCTCTGCGGAGTCGCTCTGACAGCCcacctccctcttctcctcctctggacTCTCCCATTGACAgcccacctccctcctcctctcctcctctccttcctctctcagcagGAAGACACACAGCTGTGCTCCTTCAGGAGGCTCCAAGAGTCCAGACGACATCGTTCAAACAGGACCTGGAGGCAACACAACACATCATGTGACCGTCATGTGACTGCTGACATCTCAGCAatgctaacagagctaacaacagAGCTAACAACAGAGCTAACAACAGAGCTAACAACAGAGCAaataacagagctaacagagctaacagagctaacaacagAGCTAACAACAGAGGTaacaacagagctaacagaggtaacaacagagctaacaacagagctaataacagagctaacagagctaacaacagagctaacagagctaacaacaaagctaatagagctaacaacagagctaacaacagagctaacaacagagttaacagagctaacaacagAGGTAACAACAGAGCTaacaacagagctaacagagctaacaacagagctaacagagctaacaacagagctaacaacagagctaacagaggtAACAACAGAGCTAATAACAGAGCTaataacagagctaacaacagagctaacaacagagctaacagaggtaacaacagagctaataacagagctaacaacagagctaacagcagagctaacagcagagctaacagagctaacagaggtaacaacagagctaataacagagctaacagcagagctaacaacagagctaacagaggtAACAACAGAGCTAATAACAAGGGGAGGAGACAAGGAAGGGGAACGAGATGTGGAGCCTGGTTGATGACCAAGCTGACAGTGTGTATCACTAGATCAGCCaacacactctgtctgtctgtctgtctgtctgtctgtctgtctctctgtctgtctgtctctccctgtctgtctgtctgcctctgtctgtttgactctctgtctgtctctctgtctgtctcttttcctgtctctctctgtc
The Larimichthys crocea isolate SSNF chromosome VIII, L_crocea_2.0, whole genome shotgun sequence genome window above contains:
- the tmem200ca gene encoding transmembrane protein 200C, which codes for MIATGGLLRINARRQDSLRSKTHKAQTQKRKNKKKRRSEVVVVKGKLKLISVSGLVAALGILVLLVGVVMAALGYWPRDGLFFSVQPQRDATMTVSFSSSTPTPAQGEEMGEELGRYEGDDLRGGGDEDRGGGIDEDGGGGDGFNRTEVINGTTHQLPQGFLEDFLNRYLYSDRLKVFGPLIMGIGIFLFICANAVLHENRDKKTKVINLRDIYSTVIDLHSLRKPNTSSVRRSSISPLNGLVNYVQSKSLETKPRAYPASLLNRREGGGGGGPLSRQLFPGSSRAGGGGGSDGRGGDTVFSIYQDQPDTPSLSSFSHRLSLPPSLSPPHLFTHWTPLQKVSSFTLPLRHSRPPAPRRRHSARAGTGWCWEGGQGGQEERRSKGRGHKQEKEEEVFACPPPPLSSSTPPVLRPLQGSSAASCSTCSLHQEAPGGSQALLLLSSSSLTPSHLSLSSLSYLLSSSPSTLPPPCRRKSLPTTSSTTGYSKLMHGEDEPFESSHHVTSQGREMTSHKMYSNKEKLRMISQVGSGLRQEEEG
- the LOC104939980 gene encoding zinc finger protein 626; translated protein: MSSGLLEPPEGAQLCVFLLREEGEEERRREVGCQWESPEEEKREVGCQSDSAERRDAAVQVDLLTQQLSWRHTGSSAMLLQCFAVRPDGPDGGALLQHCTSNRTRTRTIQPAGKPSRSRSQRRPPPRSFTSAKRSPTQRRHRRVSPVTDLQPEEEEEEEEEEEVVEEEDTGDPTWTPPEGDSPASPSALEDIQLDSESQHAPLRTVKLEPGSTMCDVCGKVMKNKSSLARHSFIHTGKKPFACHLCDLRFNRRDNLQHHLSRLHPNGVTKLERQREVQAWLCAVCGKTFSCRSRLKTHEVIHSGMKPHRCDLCPKAYMRTNDLEHHKKIVHVDGAAEPQRSGSLLCDFCGKEFKCKSQLTVHFQTHTGERPHLCDICGRKFGRQYQLKRHKILVHTNRVNGEESPSPDAPFACGICGKRLKSEALLAAHSRIHSGDKPHRCGICLRSFQRPACLKQHHIRVHLRAKVNEAPHAIGHRKSSAATKVFPCPICSKVFKFKSLLASHSLIHSEVRPYGCDFCSRTFRRLSHLKRHRQVVHADGERPPQSFVCHICGKDKKCRSQLARHVIIHTGERPFACDLCTARFNRSGNLQQHRKRMHGVGVVPTEEAPPILFDDDMTPALTYKQEETVVAVDAAADVCEVMAGDDMDGAQQLTALN